A window from Variovorax sp. PBL-E5 encodes these proteins:
- the dndD gene encoding DNA sulfur modification protein DndD — protein MLIERLILNDFGTYRGSHSFDLAPRTKYGSKRTIVLFGGLNGAGKTTILKAVRLALYGRQGFDLPLTEKEYAAILAQLIHASPTQLVAADRASVELVFSYARLGETLRYRVQRVWVGKGSSVQESLRLFKNEVDEPWLVDDQAQGFLSQLIPSGISQFFFFDGEQIADLARDDADEVLSDAIRRLLGLDIADRLAADLTSFVRARRAASTPDDVRTKLRSLHEAYDQLISEIDKAQAEMQQALQPQLDQAIAAKERMRSKLSDRGGAWAINRTQVEARLKGIQEDRASRDEQIRELLSGPGVFMFAGELRQHLVSTVLSERKALEAKAISGSIKSSVDQLKKRLVAVKGSSGWRPVVNRSIDEWVREVCAPPEAPSKIIHGLTGSEADKLLNTLTATVPMVEHQLAELQKGLKQLSEQEAQEQDRLAHAPSDESIQEAFRALEESMEVVNRLEARKQEVLQEIRRKLWQAIDITRKKRKLEKDSQVDGITLRADYLAESVQEVLGEFKQRAGHRKCQELRRHFLAAFQRLSRKDDMIADAAIDESTFVVRLLDQQGNEIPKARLSAGEKQIFAISMLEALGKASGRSLPIIIDTPLGRLDSKHREKLVEAYFPRASHQVIVLSTDTEVDQRFYDGLKSSVSHAFHLNFDSVERSTTMEEGYFWKSKEVANVA, from the coding sequence ATGCTAATTGAGCGGCTCATCCTCAACGACTTCGGCACTTATAGAGGTAGTCATTCCTTCGACCTTGCCCCGCGCACGAAGTACGGTTCCAAACGGACCATCGTACTCTTTGGTGGGTTGAATGGCGCGGGGAAAACAACGATTCTGAAGGCTGTCCGCCTAGCCTTGTATGGCCGACAAGGTTTCGACCTGCCCCTGACAGAGAAGGAGTACGCGGCCATCCTGGCGCAGTTGATTCATGCGTCGCCAACGCAGCTGGTCGCCGCGGATCGCGCGTCGGTCGAGCTTGTTTTCAGCTACGCACGATTGGGCGAGACTCTTCGATACAGGGTTCAGCGCGTTTGGGTGGGCAAGGGAAGTTCGGTTCAAGAGTCCTTGCGCCTATTCAAGAACGAAGTCGATGAGCCTTGGTTGGTAGACGACCAAGCTCAAGGCTTTCTCTCGCAACTGATTCCATCCGGCATTTCGCAATTCTTCTTCTTTGACGGCGAGCAGATTGCCGATCTAGCTCGAGACGATGCTGACGAAGTGCTCAGCGACGCCATTCGGCGCCTGCTCGGACTTGACATAGCGGACCGACTGGCAGCCGACTTGACCTCGTTCGTCCGGGCCCGACGAGCGGCCAGTACCCCCGACGATGTGCGGACAAAGTTGCGTTCACTTCACGAGGCCTACGACCAACTGATATCCGAGATCGACAAGGCCCAAGCGGAAATGCAGCAGGCCTTGCAGCCTCAGCTCGACCAGGCAATTGCCGCCAAGGAGCGGATGCGGTCAAAGCTGTCCGATCGGGGAGGCGCTTGGGCTATCAATCGAACTCAGGTGGAGGCGAGGCTCAAAGGCATTCAGGAAGACCGCGCCAGCCGGGACGAGCAAATCCGCGAACTCCTTTCGGGTCCGGGCGTTTTCATGTTTGCCGGGGAGCTGCGGCAACATTTGGTCAGCACCGTCCTGTCAGAGCGGAAGGCGCTGGAAGCCAAGGCTATTTCCGGCTCCATCAAGTCGTCGGTGGACCAGTTGAAGAAGCGGTTGGTCGCGGTCAAAGGATCAAGTGGATGGCGCCCAGTGGTGAACCGATCAATCGACGAATGGGTGCGAGAAGTGTGTGCGCCACCAGAAGCGCCTTCGAAGATCATTCACGGGCTCACTGGAAGCGAAGCGGACAAATTGCTGAACACGCTTACGGCGACTGTTCCCATGGTGGAGCACCAGCTCGCCGAGTTGCAGAAGGGCCTCAAACAGTTGTCAGAGCAGGAGGCCCAAGAACAGGACAGGTTGGCGCATGCGCCGTCTGATGAATCCATTCAGGAAGCGTTCCGAGCGTTGGAAGAATCCATGGAGGTCGTCAATCGGCTGGAAGCCAGAAAGCAGGAGGTGTTGCAGGAGATCCGGCGTAAGCTCTGGCAAGCGATTGATATCACGAGGAAGAAGAGGAAGCTTGAAAAGGATTCGCAGGTGGACGGGATCACACTGCGGGCGGACTACTTGGCTGAGAGTGTTCAGGAAGTCCTCGGCGAATTCAAGCAGCGAGCTGGACATCGTAAGTGCCAGGAGCTTCGTCGGCATTTCCTGGCCGCCTTTCAAAGGCTCTCCCGCAAGGACGACATGATCGCGGACGCAGCGATCGACGAGTCGACGTTTGTGGTGAGGTTGCTTGATCAGCAGGGCAATGAGATTCCCAAAGCGCGCCTCTCGGCCGGGGAAAAGCAAATCTTCGCGATTTCAATGCTGGAGGCTTTGGGAAAGGCGTCGGGACGAAGCCTGCCGATCATCATCGACACACCGCTCGGCCGGCTCGATAGCAAGCATCGGGAGAAGCTTGTGGAGGCCTATTTCCCTCGGGCGAGTCACCAGGTCATCGTGCTTTCGACGGACACTGAAGTGGACCAGCGGTTCTATGACGGCCTCAAGTCAAGCGTTTCACACGCATTCCATTTGAACTTTGACTCCGTCGAGAGGAGCACGACGATGGAAGAGGGCTACTTCTGGAAGAGCAAGGAGGTCGCGAATGTTGCCTAA
- the dndC gene encoding DNA phosphorothioation system sulfurtransferase DndC: MECVITSKEDILTIYKADNRPWVIGFSGGKDSTAVCRLVFEALLELPLLERTKPVFIVSSDTLVETPLVVNLIHDALDKMRLAASELALPIEVASPVTPQIDETFWVNLIGKGYPAPTRQFRWCTERMKIDPTSEFIREKVAAFGEVVVVLGSRLQESSSRAQVMRKHRIDGSRLGKHTSLPHALVFTPIDEWSADDVWEYLFSGPAPWGGDHQALFDLYKGSNGGECPLVLDTSTPSCGNSRFGCWVCTVVTKDRAMDGLIETGNTWLTPLRDFRNELYRTTDPARKHEFRSARRRDGSVTISIKKDEQGKTVQEKHVLGPYRMEYRKHLLKELLATQKAIYDLNPEDAEQLISLAELEQIRKEWRLDPNEPDWEDSVPAIYRQVFSNDVAWKTDDDFVFDGNDANVVAELCSERRLPKELLMKLLELEVSYQGHARRSGLQKELQDLLSRDWADDKQAIASQTDWINRVSSYDDQERDLQKRYADIGKVIGDAN, translated from the coding sequence ATGGAATGCGTGATAACAAGTAAGGAAGATATCCTTACCATCTACAAGGCGGACAACCGCCCATGGGTGATCGGCTTCAGTGGTGGAAAGGACTCCACAGCTGTCTGTCGACTGGTGTTCGAGGCGTTGCTGGAGCTCCCACTTTTGGAGAGAACCAAGCCGGTATTTATTGTCTCTTCAGACACATTGGTCGAAACGCCGCTGGTGGTCAACTTGATCCATGATGCATTGGACAAGATGCGACTCGCGGCGAGTGAATTGGCGCTTCCGATCGAAGTTGCCAGTCCGGTGACACCCCAAATCGACGAGACATTCTGGGTCAACTTGATTGGCAAGGGCTATCCCGCTCCGACCCGCCAATTCCGTTGGTGCACCGAACGGATGAAAATTGATCCGACTAGCGAGTTCATTCGGGAGAAGGTTGCAGCGTTTGGTGAGGTGGTCGTAGTTCTCGGGTCCCGCCTCCAGGAGAGCTCGTCACGTGCCCAGGTGATGCGTAAGCATCGAATCGACGGCTCGCGGCTTGGCAAACACACGAGTCTGCCCCACGCCTTGGTGTTCACCCCTATCGATGAGTGGAGCGCTGACGACGTGTGGGAATATCTCTTCTCCGGGCCGGCACCCTGGGGCGGTGATCACCAAGCCCTGTTTGATTTGTATAAGGGGTCGAACGGGGGGGAGTGCCCATTGGTTCTCGACACGTCCACGCCATCCTGCGGAAACTCAAGGTTCGGATGCTGGGTATGCACGGTCGTGACCAAGGACCGCGCAATGGACGGATTGATCGAAACTGGCAATACCTGGTTGACGCCATTGCGTGATTTCCGGAACGAGCTCTACCGAACGACCGATCCCGCTCGAAAGCACGAATTCCGCAGCGCAAGGCGACGCGATGGTTCGGTGACGATTTCCATCAAGAAGGACGAGCAAGGCAAGACGGTGCAGGAAAAGCACGTACTGGGGCCCTATCGAATGGAGTATCGCAAGCATCTGCTGAAAGAGCTGCTGGCCACTCAGAAAGCCATTTACGACTTGAATCCCGAGGATGCTGAACAGCTCATTAGCCTGGCGGAACTTGAGCAGATTCGCAAGGAATGGCGACTCGACCCGAACGAGCCGGACTGGGAAGACTCGGTGCCGGCCATCTATCGGCAGGTGTTTTCGAATGACGTTGCATGGAAAACCGACGACGACTTTGTCTTTGACGGGAACGACGCGAATGTAGTGGCTGAACTCTGCTCGGAAAGGCGACTGCCCAAGGAGCTGCTGATGAAGCTGCTTGAGCTTGAGGTCTCCTACCAAGGGCACGCACGAAGGTCGGGCTTGCAGAAGGAGCTGCAGGACCTGCTCTCACGAGACTGGGCGGACGACAAGCAAGCCATCGCCTCACAAACGGATTGGATCAATCGGGTCAGCAGCTACGATGACCAGGAGAGAGACTTACAGAAGCGTTACGCCGACATTGGGAAGGTGATCGGCGATGCTAATTGA